One genomic window of Mus caroli chromosome 12, CAROLI_EIJ_v1.1, whole genome shotgun sequence includes the following:
- the Pgf gene encoding placenta growth factor has product MSEKMLAMKLFTCFLQVLAGLAVHSQGALSAGNNSTEVEVVPFNEVWGRSYCRPMEKLVYILDEYPDEVSHIFSPSCVLLSRCSGCCGDEGLHCVPIKTANITMQILKIPPNRDPHFYVEMTFSQDVLCECRPILETTKAERRKTKGKRKRSRNSQTEEPHP; this is encoded by the exons ATGTCTGAGAAGATGCTGGCCATGAAGCTGTTCACTTGCTTCTTACAGGTCCTAGCTGGGTTGGCTGTGCATTCCCAG GGGGCCCTGTCTGCTGGGAACAACTCAACAGAAGTGGAAG TAGTGCCTTTCAACGAAGTGTGGGGCCGCAGCTATTGCCGGCCCATGGAGAAGCTGGTGTACATCTTGGATGAATACCCCGATGAGGTGTCTCACATATTCAGTCCGTCCTGTGTCCTTCTGAGTCGCTGTAGTGGCTGCTGTGGTGACGAAGGTCTGCACTGTGTGCCAATAAAGACAGCCAACATCACTATGCAG ATCTTGAAGATTCCCCCCAATCGGGATCCACATTTCTATGTGGAGATGACATTTTCTCAGGACGTGCTCTGTGAATGCAG ACCTATTCTGGAGACGACAAAGGCAGAAAG GAGGAAAAccaaggggaagaggaagaggagcagaaacTCACAGACTGAGGAACCCCACCC GTGA